Proteins encoded together in one Flavobacteriales bacterium window:
- a CDS encoding ABC transporter permease, whose translation PQTTFQRAFNFGNKISWYAITAQPSFPLSAMENNIMLRLAERHGISPDDEKAFGHFNAEESMAKMMGIIDAIKFIITIVGSGTLLAGIIGISNIMLIVVKERTKEIGIRRAIGATPNSIISQIISESILLTLIAGLTGLFIGVTMLETASYFLTEYSDTNSFMFVSPEIQYQTAIVSLGLLIIAGILAGLIPAYRAVSIKPVDALRDE comes from the coding sequence CCTCAAACAACTTTCCAACGAGCATTTAATTTCGGCAATAAAATAAGCTGGTACGCTATTACCGCCCAACCAAGTTTCCCTCTATCGGCTATGGAAAACAACATTATGTTAAGATTAGCAGAGAGGCACGGTATCTCTCCGGATGACGAAAAAGCGTTTGGTCATTTTAATGCCGAAGAGTCGATGGCAAAAATGATGGGCATAATCGACGCGATAAAATTTATTATTACAATTGTTGGATCAGGCACCTTATTGGCAGGAATAATTGGCATTAGTAACATAATGCTAATTGTTGTAAAAGAAAGAACAAAAGAAATAGGCATCCGAAGAGCCATTGGTGCCACTCCCAATTCTATAATTAGTCAAATAATTTCAGAATCAATATTACTCACACTCATCGCAGGACTGACTGGCCTTTTTATAGGCGTTACCATGCTAGAAACGGCATCTTACTTTTTAACAGAATATTCTGATACGAATTCTTTTATGTTTGTAAGTCCAGAGATCCAATATCAAACAGCAATTGTATCTTTGGGATTACTAATTATTGCTGGCATTTTGGCTGGCTTAATTCCAGCGTATAGAGCAGTAAGTATAAAACCAGTAGATGCATTAAGAGACGAATAA